A genomic segment from Pollutimonas thiosulfatoxidans encodes:
- the dnaN gene encoding DNA polymerase III subunit beta yields MQLVQATRDALLKPLSTVAGIVERRNTLPILANILLRKEGANVAFIATDLEVQITTHAQFGIGDDNESTTVAARKLLDILRALPDTGDIKLGLASAKLSVQAGKSRFALQTMGAAEFPTLAQPEQWDVSFSLPQKTLKHLFNMVHFAMAQQDIRYYLNGLLFVFEPGFVRAVATDGHRLAHSGTAVEGISSRHDVIVPRKTVLEMQRLLSETDDEVSIDVAAGQIRFRFGDVELVSKLVEGKFPDFTRVIPNNYTRHFSINREALQGSLQRAAILTTDKLKGVRLQLSDNQLRISSTNAEQEEALEELDIDYAHEPLDVGFNVSYLLDVLANVKTDAITWSVQPDVNASALITSPDDDQFKYVVMPMRI; encoded by the coding sequence ATGCAACTTGTACAAGCGACTCGTGATGCATTGCTCAAGCCGTTATCGACAGTAGCCGGCATTGTTGAAAGACGGAACACGCTTCCCATCCTGGCCAACATCCTGCTGCGCAAAGAAGGCGCCAACGTGGCCTTCATCGCGACCGACCTGGAAGTGCAGATCACCACCCATGCCCAGTTCGGCATCGGCGATGACAACGAGTCGACCACAGTTGCCGCGCGCAAGTTGCTGGACATCTTGCGCGCCTTGCCCGATACCGGCGACATCAAGCTGGGCCTGGCCAGCGCCAAGCTGTCGGTGCAGGCCGGCAAAAGCCGCTTCGCGCTACAGACCATGGGCGCCGCCGAGTTCCCCACGCTGGCTCAGCCCGAGCAATGGGATGTCTCGTTCTCGCTGCCGCAAAAAACATTGAAGCACTTGTTCAACATGGTGCACTTTGCCATGGCCCAACAAGACATACGCTACTACCTGAATGGCCTGTTGTTTGTGTTCGAGCCCGGCTTTGTACGCGCCGTTGCCACAGACGGCCACCGGCTTGCCCACAGCGGTACGGCGGTCGAAGGCATCAGCAGCCGGCACGATGTCATCGTGCCCCGTAAAACCGTACTCGAGATGCAGCGGCTGTTGTCTGAAACCGACGACGAAGTCTCCATCGACGTGGCGGCCGGCCAGATCCGCTTTCGCTTCGGCGATGTCGAGCTTGTCTCCAAGCTGGTCGAAGGCAAGTTCCCCGACTTTACCCGCGTCATACCCAACAACTATACGCGCCACTTTTCCATCAATCGCGAAGCGCTGCAAGGCAGCCTGCAGCGGGCTGCCATTCTTACCACCGATAAGCTCAAGGGCGTGCGGCTGCAGTTATCCGATAACCAACTGCGCATCTCGTCGACCAATGCCGAGCAGGAAGAGGCTTTGGAAGAACTGGACATCGATTACGCCCACGAGCCGCTGGATGTGGGCTTCAACGTCAGTTACTTGCTGGACGTCCTGGCCAATGTGAAGACCGACGCCATCACTTGGTCGGTCCAGCCCGATGTCAATGCATCGGCGCTTATCACATCGCCCGACGACGACCAGTTCAAGTATGTCGTCATGCCCATGCGCATTTAA
- the dnaA gene encoding chromosomal replication initiator protein DnaA yields the protein MKEFWQTCVQRLEQDLPPQQISAWIRPLVPLAFDEAQAVLRVSAPNRFKLDWVRKNFSHQIEVLATEWFERPVQVAFELASGTATRTAPAGRLPLPPKAGNGAQPDASAKAPAPPLAASSVAAELAHDRSRLNTDLTFGNFVTGKANQLARAAALQVAENPGVSYNPLFLYGGVGLGKTHLIHAIGNALLANGNGTRVRYVHADQYVSDVVKAYQRKAFDEFKRYYHSLDLLLIDDIQFFAGKNRTQEEFFYAFEAMVAQRKQIIITSDTYPKELSNIDSRLISRFDSGLTVAIEPPELEMRVAILLHKAETEGVTMPEEVAFFIAKHLRSNVRELEGALRKVSAYARFHGREVLTVDVCKDALKDLLSVSNGQITVENIQKTVADFYKIKVADMYSKRRPANIAMPRQVAMYLAKELTQKSLPEIGDLFGGRDHTTVLHAVRKIADARSKQTELNHALHVLEQTLKG from the coding sequence ATGAAAGAATTTTGGCAGACTTGCGTCCAACGCCTGGAGCAAGACCTTCCTCCGCAACAAATCAGTGCATGGATACGACCCCTGGTTCCACTTGCCTTCGACGAAGCGCAAGCGGTACTGCGGGTGTCTGCGCCCAATCGTTTCAAGCTCGACTGGGTGCGCAAGAACTTTTCCCATCAAATCGAAGTCCTGGCAACCGAGTGGTTCGAGCGTCCGGTGCAAGTGGCCTTTGAATTGGCCAGCGGTACCGCCACGCGCACCGCGCCTGCGGGTCGCCTGCCCTTGCCCCCAAAGGCAGGCAACGGAGCGCAGCCCGATGCGTCGGCGAAAGCGCCGGCACCACCCTTGGCAGCCAGCTCTGTAGCGGCTGAACTCGCCCACGATCGGTCGCGGCTTAATACCGACCTGACCTTTGGCAACTTCGTAACCGGGAAGGCCAATCAACTGGCGCGCGCTGCCGCCTTGCAGGTGGCTGAAAATCCCGGCGTTTCGTACAACCCCCTCTTTCTATATGGTGGCGTGGGCCTGGGTAAAACCCATCTTATCCATGCCATCGGTAATGCTTTGCTGGCCAACGGCAATGGCACACGCGTTCGGTATGTGCATGCCGATCAGTACGTCTCGGACGTGGTCAAGGCCTACCAACGCAAGGCCTTTGACGAGTTCAAGCGCTATTACCATTCGCTGGACTTGCTACTGATCGACGACATCCAGTTTTTCGCGGGCAAGAACCGTACCCAGGAAGAGTTCTTCTATGCTTTTGAAGCCATGGTGGCGCAGCGCAAGCAAATCATCATTACCTCCGATACCTACCCCAAAGAACTGTCCAACATCGATAGCCGCCTGATTTCCCGCTTCGACTCTGGCCTGACGGTGGCCATCGAGCCGCCCGAGCTGGAAATGCGCGTGGCAATACTGCTGCACAAGGCAGAAACCGAAGGCGTGACCATGCCGGAAGAGGTCGCCTTCTTTATTGCCAAGCATCTGCGCAGCAACGTGCGCGAGCTTGAAGGCGCGTTGCGCAAGGTGTCCGCGTATGCGCGTTTTCATGGTCGGGAAGTGTTGACCGTGGACGTATGCAAGGACGCCCTGAAAGACTTGCTGTCGGTATCCAACGGCCAGATCACTGTCGAGAACATCCAGAAAACGGTGGCCGACTTCTACAAGATCAAGGTGGCCGACATGTATTCCAAGCGTCGCCCCGCCAATATCGCCATGCCGCGCCAGGTTGCCATGTATTTGGCCAAAGAGCTCACGCAGAAAAGCCTGCCTGAAATTGGCGATCTGTTCGGGGGGCGGGATCACACCACCGTGCTGCACGCAGTACGTAAAATCGCCGACGCGAGGTCCAAGCAGACCGAGCTTAACCATGCACTACACGTATTAGAACAAACCTTAAAAGGATAA
- the rpmH gene encoding 50S ribosomal protein L34 yields the protein MKRTFQPSVTRRKRTHGFRVRMKTRGGRAVINARRAKGRKQLAV from the coding sequence ATGAAACGCACTTTCCAGCCTTCAGTTACCCGACGCAAGCGCACCCATGGCTTTCGCGTACGCATGAAAACGCGTGGTGGCCGTGCTGTCATCAATGCGCGCCGCGCCAAGGGCCGCAAGCAACTGGCCGTTTAA
- the rnpA gene encoding ribonuclease P protein component — MASATAAAAPATFPATARLHRPSEYASALKGKRIARGALFVVSTPRISALSQQPDQARLGLIIAKRFAADSVTRNAIKRVIREAFRHKRHLLPPADLVFRLHSKVAPTSLTQLKKQVRAEADLLLDRAAS; from the coding sequence ATGGCTAGTGCAACCGCTGCTGCCGCGCCGGCTACGTTTCCCGCAACGGCTCGCCTGCACCGCCCCTCCGAATACGCCTCTGCCTTAAAGGGTAAGCGGATTGCAAGAGGGGCGTTGTTCGTTGTAAGCACGCCACGCATCTCTGCCTTATCGCAACAACCCGACCAGGCGCGGCTTGGCCTTATTATTGCCAAGCGCTTTGCGGCCGATTCGGTCACGCGCAACGCCATAAAGCGGGTCATACGCGAAGCCTTTCGCCATAAGCGGCATCTATTGCCTCCAGCCGACCTGGTGTTCCGGCTACATAGTAAAGTGGCGCCAACGTCGCTGACGCAATTAAAAAAACAGGTACGCGCCGAAGCGGACCTGTTGCTGGATCGAGCAGCATCATGA
- the yidD gene encoding membrane protein insertion efficiency factor YidD translates to MIKKILIAPIRCYQYFLSPWVGRSCRFTPTCSDYAIEAIETHGAVKGLWLGAKRIARCQPWCAGGYDPVPTPTHKHR, encoded by the coding sequence ATGATCAAAAAAATCCTGATCGCACCCATACGTTGCTATCAGTATTTTCTTAGTCCCTGGGTGGGCCGCAGTTGCCGTTTTACGCCGACATGTTCGGATTACGCCATCGAAGCCATCGAAACTCACGGAGCGGTAAAGGGCCTGTGGCTGGGAGCGAAGCGCATTGCGCGCTGCCAGCCATGGTGTGCGGGCGGATACGATCCCGTCCCGACGCCCACCCACAAGCACCGATAG
- the yidC gene encoding membrane protein insertase YidC: MDIRRTVLWMIFSLSLLLLWNNWQVHNGKPSLFGGPTATEPAEPATSTAAPADATVPTASAPATTPSAPAADGNVPETGTAAAPTTSEKINVATDVYKLTFDTLGAQLVKAELVNYTAPGSDTEPMVLLDNSNSSFYVAQTGIIGAPAGLSFPTHLTPYRLVASTSEADGSRKISFEAQSGDVKVVKTYTVHEGRYDIDVDHQITNMGSEPVSPSVYLQLVRDGNDPSDSSFFYNTFTGPALYSTEENFQKISFSDIDKGKASYVKQADNGWVGIVQHYFAAAWVPPAGKPRTNEVLRVSNNVYAIRTIEAIGAIPPGESTTIHADLWVGPQDQQAMSDLAPGLDLVVDYGFLTIISKPLFKLMTWLHAALGNWGWTIVALTLLIKLVFYPLSAASYRSMAKMKQVTPRLQALREKFGGDKAKLNAAMMEMYRTEKINPLGGCLPMVVQIPVFIALYWVLLGSVEMRGAPWILWIHDLSVRDPWFILPAFMMATMFLQIKLNPTPPDPTQAKIMMVMPLVFGGMMFFFPAGLVLYWCVNNAVSIAQQRYIMYRLDKETVAARR; this comes from the coding sequence ATGGATATCCGACGCACCGTCCTCTGGATGATTTTCTCCCTCTCGCTCTTGCTGTTGTGGAACAACTGGCAAGTGCATAACGGCAAGCCCTCGCTATTTGGCGGCCCAACAGCGACGGAACCGGCAGAGCCAGCTACGTCTACGGCCGCGCCAGCCGACGCCACCGTTCCAACGGCTAGCGCCCCGGCCACCACCCCCAGCGCGCCCGCTGCCGATGGCAATGTTCCCGAGACCGGAACAGCCGCTGCGCCGACAACATCAGAGAAAATCAACGTCGCCACCGACGTCTACAAACTGACCTTCGATACGCTGGGGGCACAACTGGTGAAGGCCGAGCTGGTGAACTACACCGCACCGGGCTCGGACACCGAACCCATGGTGTTGCTGGACAACTCCAACAGCTCGTTCTATGTGGCTCAAACAGGCATCATCGGTGCGCCCGCAGGGCTAAGCTTTCCCACGCATCTGACGCCTTATCGCCTGGTGGCTTCCACTAGCGAAGCCGATGGCTCGCGCAAAATTTCCTTCGAAGCGCAGTCGGGCGACGTCAAGGTCGTCAAGACCTATACCGTGCACGAGGGCCGCTACGACATCGACGTTGACCACCAGATCACCAACATGGGTAGCGAGCCAGTATCGCCATCGGTATACCTGCAACTGGTGCGCGATGGCAACGATCCGTCCGACTCCTCGTTTTTCTACAATACCTTTACCGGCCCGGCACTGTATTCAACAGAAGAAAACTTCCAGAAGATTTCCTTTTCGGATATCGACAAGGGCAAGGCCTCTTACGTGAAGCAAGCCGATAATGGTTGGGTCGGCATCGTGCAACACTACTTTGCGGCCGCGTGGGTCCCGCCGGCAGGCAAGCCGCGGACAAACGAAGTCTTGCGCGTGTCGAACAACGTATACGCCATACGCACTATCGAAGCGATTGGCGCCATACCCCCGGGCGAGAGCACCACGATCCACGCCGATCTGTGGGTGGGCCCGCAAGACCAGCAAGCCATGAGCGACCTGGCACCTGGGCTGGACCTGGTCGTCGACTATGGCTTCCTGACCATCATCTCCAAGCCCTTGTTCAAGCTGATGACCTGGCTGCATGCGGCGCTGGGCAACTGGGGCTGGACCATCGTGGCGCTTACGCTGCTGATCAAGTTGGTGTTCTATCCGCTATCGGCTGCCAGCTACCGTTCGATGGCCAAAATGAAACAGGTCACGCCTCGCCTGCAGGCCCTGCGCGAGAAGTTCGGCGGCGATAAAGCCAAGTTGAACGCCGCCATGATGGAAATGTACCGCACCGAAAAAATCAATCCGTTGGGAGGCTGCTTGCCCATGGTGGTACAGATTCCCGTCTTCATTGCGCTGTATTGGGTGCTGCTGGGCAGCGTGGAGATGCGCGGCGCGCCCTGGATACTCTGGATCCACGACTTGTCAGTGCGCGATCCGTGGTTCATTTTGCCCGCCTTCATGATGGCCACGATGTTCCTGCAGATCAAGCTGAACCCCACGCCACCCGATCCCACCCAGGCCAAGATCATGATGGTGATGCCGCTGGTATTCGGCGGGATGATGTTCTTCTTCCCGGCTGGCCTGGTCTTGTACTGGTGCGTCAATAACGCGGTCTCCATCGCACAACAGCGCTACATCATGTATCGCCTGGACAAGGAAACCGTAGCGGCTCGCCGCTAA
- a CDS encoding iron-containing alcohol dehydrogenase has protein sequence MNNFEFRTVPCVVMEAGITNRLGQVLRDRYTGTQVCLVTDHYLHTCGVLDQALASMAAAGWQVQVIDDVVADPPEHVVLEAARQARAVGADLVVGLGGGSSMDVAKLLAVLLGSDQPLTDMYGIGKVTGGRLPLVQIPTTAGTGSEVTPVSIVTTGETTKSGVVSPTLYADLAILDATLTLGLPSRSTAATGIDAMVHAIEAYTSKKLKNPISDMLAIKALQLLSTNILTACRDGQNLAAREAMLLGAMLAGQAFANAPVAAVHALAYPIGGIFHVPHGLSNALVLPHVLRFNAAAAAPLYAQLAEVMVPGCAGSDEARTITLISTLEDIAEATGIERQLRQVGVQESDLRRMAQDAMKQTRLLGNNPREVHEDDAYDIYAAAL, from the coding sequence TTGAATAACTTTGAATTCCGCACTGTCCCCTGCGTAGTGATGGAGGCCGGCATCACCAACCGGCTGGGCCAGGTGCTGCGCGACCGCTATACCGGGACGCAAGTTTGCCTGGTCACCGACCACTACCTACATACCTGCGGTGTACTGGATCAAGCCCTGGCCAGCATGGCGGCAGCCGGCTGGCAGGTACAGGTAATCGATGACGTTGTGGCCGACCCGCCCGAACACGTGGTGCTAGAGGCCGCCCGACAAGCTCGGGCCGTTGGGGCCGACCTGGTGGTTGGCCTGGGCGGCGGCTCGTCCATGGACGTTGCCAAGCTCCTGGCGGTCTTGCTGGGCAGCGACCAGCCACTGACCGACATGTATGGCATCGGCAAGGTCACCGGTGGGCGCCTGCCCCTGGTTCAAATACCCACCACCGCCGGTACCGGCTCGGAAGTCACTCCGGTTTCCATCGTCACCACCGGGGAGACCACGAAATCCGGGGTGGTATCGCCCACGCTGTACGCCGATTTGGCCATCCTGGATGCCACGCTGACCCTCGGGCTACCCAGCCGATCCACCGCGGCAACAGGCATCGACGCCATGGTCCATGCCATCGAAGCCTACACCAGCAAGAAACTCAAGAATCCCATTTCCGACATGCTGGCCATCAAGGCATTGCAACTGCTGTCGACCAACATATTGACTGCCTGCCGCGACGGCCAGAACCTCGCTGCCCGCGAGGCCATGCTGTTGGGCGCAATGCTCGCTGGCCAGGCTTTCGCCAACGCACCGGTGGCCGCCGTCCATGCGCTGGCCTACCCCATAGGCGGCATCTTCCATGTGCCCCACGGCCTGTCCAACGCCTTGGTGTTGCCTCATGTATTGCGCTTCAACGCAGCAGCAGCCGCGCCGCTGTATGCGCAGCTTGCCGAGGTAATGGTTCCCGGGTGCGCCGGTAGCGACGAAGCCCGTACGATCACCCTGATATCAACACTGGAAGACATTGCCGAAGCAACAGGCATCGAACGACAACTGCGCCAGGTCGGGGTACAAGAATCTGACCTGCGCCGCATGGCTCAAGACGCCATGAAGCAAACACGCTTGTTGGGCAATAACCCGCGCGAAGTCCACGAAGACGACGCCTACGACATTTACGCTGCGGCGCTCTAA
- the mnmE gene encoding tRNA uridine-5-carboxymethylaminomethyl(34) synthesis GTPase MnmE, with product MRSHDPIIAIATAPGRGGIGIVRISGNSLQPLLARLFSMELKARHAHYLPFEDNEGKVIDAGIALYFPGPNSYTGEDVLELQGHGGPAVLRRLLAHCLQTGRDLGLRHAEPGEFTQRAFLNERLDLAQAEAVADLIDASSEAAARSAMASLSGDFSNRINALAERIIRLRMLVEATLDFPEEEIDFLEKYQAREGLAAIRHDVQALCAQARQGMILRDGLHVVLAGQPNVGKSSLLNALAGDDIAIVTPIAGTTRDKVIQQIHIEGVPLHIVDTAGLRETEDAVESIGIARTWGEIEKADLIAHLHDARLPNDALDSAITGRLPARTPILQVFNKIDLLEDAARAQLLSSAAESIGISAKTGEGLDVLRARLLAIAGWNPGAESPWLARARHLDALTNTESHLQAADEHASRNDQVLDLFAEELRLAHEQLSAITGQFTSDDLLGEIFSSFCIGK from the coding sequence TTGCGCTCCCACGACCCGATCATCGCCATTGCCACTGCCCCGGGCCGCGGCGGTATCGGCATCGTCAGAATTTCAGGCAATAGCCTCCAGCCTTTGTTGGCAAGGTTGTTTTCCATGGAACTGAAAGCACGCCATGCCCATTACCTGCCTTTTGAAGATAATGAGGGCAAGGTCATCGATGCCGGCATAGCACTGTACTTTCCCGGCCCCAATTCCTATACGGGCGAAGATGTGCTCGAGCTGCAAGGGCATGGCGGACCCGCGGTCCTGCGGCGTTTACTGGCGCATTGCCTGCAAACGGGTCGCGATCTCGGCCTGCGCCATGCCGAGCCTGGCGAGTTCACGCAACGCGCCTTTCTTAACGAGCGGCTAGACCTCGCCCAAGCCGAAGCGGTGGCTGATCTGATCGACGCCTCATCCGAAGCGGCCGCGCGTAGCGCCATGGCGTCCTTGAGCGGTGACTTTTCCAACCGCATCAATGCCCTGGCTGAACGCATTATCCGCTTGCGCATGCTGGTAGAAGCGACACTGGACTTTCCTGAAGAAGAGATCGACTTCCTCGAGAAGTACCAGGCCCGGGAAGGCTTGGCGGCCATTCGCCACGATGTGCAAGCCTTGTGCGCGCAAGCGCGCCAAGGCATGATTCTGCGCGACGGCTTGCACGTCGTACTTGCCGGCCAACCCAATGTCGGAAAATCCAGCCTGCTTAATGCGCTGGCCGGCGACGATATCGCCATCGTCACACCTATAGCCGGCACCACCCGCGACAAAGTCATACAGCAGATCCATATCGAAGGCGTACCCCTGCACATCGTCGACACCGCCGGTCTGCGCGAAACCGAAGATGCAGTAGAAAGCATCGGCATCGCGCGCACATGGGGCGAAATCGAGAAAGCCGACCTGATTGCCCATCTGCACGATGCCCGCCTGCCTAATGATGCGCTGGACAGCGCCATAACCGGTCGGCTGCCAGCGCGTACACCCATCCTGCAGGTGTTCAACAAGATCGACTTGCTCGAAGATGCTGCGCGCGCCCAGCTACTGTCGTCAGCGGCCGAATCCATCGGTATCTCGGCCAAGACCGGCGAAGGGCTGGATGTACTGCGGGCACGCTTGTTGGCTATTGCGGGTTGGAACCCCGGCGCCGAATCACCCTGGCTGGCAAGAGCTCGCCATCTGGACGCTCTGACCAATACAGAGTCGCACCTGCAGGCCGCTGACGAACATGCCAGCCGTAACGATCAAGTATTGGATCTGTTTGCAGAAGAGCTGCGCCTGGCACATGAACAGCTCAGTGCCATTACCGGCCAGTTCACCAGCGACGATTTACTGGGCGAAATCTTTTCCAGCTTTTGTATTGGCAAATAG
- a CDS encoding helix-turn-helix domain-containing protein — protein sequence MTDKTRPADVYLRFLNLVEAVRGLPALPTLDPLEERILALVARKAQQPSRLSVRDVMAMEALGSPATIHGRLKSMREKGWIRLADTEDARRKQIALTPAALKHFDKLSMCLMQAANAE from the coding sequence ATGACTGACAAGACGCGCCCGGCGGATGTTTATCTTCGGTTCTTGAATTTGGTGGAGGCTGTAAGAGGGTTGCCCGCCTTGCCTACTTTGGACCCTTTGGAAGAGCGCATATTGGCATTGGTGGCGCGCAAGGCGCAGCAACCCAGTCGCTTATCGGTTCGGGATGTCATGGCCATGGAGGCGCTTGGTTCGCCGGCGACCATACATGGAAGGTTGAAGTCCATGCGGGAGAAGGGCTGGATCCGCTTGGCCGACACTGAAGATGCGCGGCGCAAGCAAATAGCGCTTACGCCGGCGGCACTAAAGCATTTCGACAAGCTGTCCATGTGCCTGATGCAGGCTGCCAATGCGGAATAA
- a CDS encoding Fic/DOC family protein: MSTRYEVYGSQGQLQPGSGGRVLANKLGIVEPADMDEAELVLLRKLYDAVLQHDLPQGRISAGILQQWHRRWLGNVYAWAGHVRTVNMAKDGFPFAPATQLPRLMEEFDRTCLQGLTPCTGFDAGQLIEAIAVTHVEFILMHPFREGNGRISRLLADVMATQAGHGPLDYSSWESGRKGYVLAIQQGLGRNYESMKLWVQQALRPYQGLVTE, encoded by the coding sequence ATGAGTACTCGCTACGAGGTCTACGGGTCGCAAGGACAGCTACAGCCAGGTTCTGGAGGCAGAGTGCTGGCCAACAAGCTAGGCATCGTCGAGCCCGCAGACATGGACGAAGCAGAACTTGTGTTGCTAAGAAAGCTTTACGACGCGGTGCTGCAACACGATTTGCCCCAAGGAAGAATCTCGGCGGGCATCTTGCAACAATGGCATCGGCGCTGGCTGGGTAACGTCTACGCCTGGGCAGGGCATGTTCGGACGGTGAACATGGCCAAGGACGGTTTTCCGTTCGCGCCTGCCACGCAGTTGCCTCGCCTGATGGAAGAGTTCGACCGAACGTGTTTGCAGGGTCTGACGCCGTGTACGGGCTTCGATGCCGGCCAGTTGATAGAAGCTATTGCGGTGACGCATGTGGAATTTATTCTCATGCACCCTTTTCGGGAAGGCAACGGAAGAATAAGCCGATTGCTGGCAGACGTGATGGCCACTCAGGCTGGCCATGGGCCGCTGGACTACAGTAGTTGGGAGTCGGGCAGGAAGGGCTACGTGTTGGCCATACAGCAAGGTCTGGGCCGCAATTACGAATCGATGAAACTATGGGTGCAGCAAGCGCTGCGTCCGTACCAAGGGCTTGTTACGGAGTAA
- a CDS encoding methionine aminotransferase, with amino-acid sequence MRLISKLPNVGTTIFTVMSQLANDHKAINLGQGFPDFDPDIDLMTKVSQAMMESHNQYPPMAGVPELRNEISLKVKELYGRLYDPNQEVTVTSGATEALMASILAFVHEGDEVVVIEPCYDLYLPAIELAGGRPVVVAMQAPTEQVPRYSIDWQAVRDAITDRSKLLILNFPHNPTGINMQESDLDALEDIVQNTGIFLLGDEVYEHIVFDGQQHLSLATRPALSARSIVISSFGKTYNATGWKVGYCCAPAAMTAEIRKVHQFMVFTVNSPMQVGLANYMKNSRAHLALSSFYQQKRDRLVAGLAGTRFKPLQTQGSFFLLADYSAISDMPEADFARWMTTEHGVGVIPVSAFYQDAAADRSNHQLIRFCFAKRDDTLDTAIARLAKI; translated from the coding sequence ATGCGACTTATATCCAAGCTTCCAAATGTGGGCACCACCATATTTACTGTCATGAGCCAATTGGCCAATGACCACAAGGCTATTAACCTTGGACAAGGCTTCCCCGACTTTGACCCCGACATCGATCTAATGACGAAGGTAAGTCAAGCCATGATGGAAAGCCATAATCAGTATCCGCCGATGGCGGGTGTGCCGGAGCTTCGCAACGAGATATCGCTCAAGGTTAAAGAGCTGTATGGCCGACTATATGATCCCAACCAGGAAGTGACGGTTACGAGTGGCGCTACGGAAGCCCTGATGGCCAGCATCCTTGCCTTTGTGCACGAGGGTGATGAGGTGGTGGTAATCGAGCCTTGCTACGACCTGTACCTGCCGGCTATCGAGCTTGCTGGAGGCAGGCCGGTAGTTGTTGCCATGCAAGCCCCTACGGAACAAGTCCCTCGTTATTCCATCGACTGGCAAGCCGTGCGTGATGCCATTACAGATCGCAGCAAACTGCTTATCTTGAATTTCCCGCATAACCCTACGGGAATCAATATGCAGGAAAGCGATCTGGATGCCTTGGAAGATATTGTGCAAAACACCGGTATTTTTCTCCTGGGTGATGAGGTTTACGAACATATCGTCTTCGATGGCCAACAGCATTTAAGCTTGGCCACCCGGCCCGCCTTGTCCGCCAGGTCTATCGTGATTTCGTCCTTCGGCAAGACCTATAACGCCACCGGATGGAAAGTCGGGTACTGCTGTGCTCCTGCAGCCATGACTGCTGAAATAAGAAAAGTACATCAATTCATGGTGTTTACCGTGAACTCTCCGATGCAGGTCGGCCTGGCTAACTACATGAAAAACTCCAGGGCGCATTTAGCGCTGTCCAGCTTCTATCAACAAAAACGGGACCGGCTTGTAGCAGGCCTTGCCGGCACCCGATTTAAGCCTTTGCAGACACAAGGCAGCTTTTTCCTGTTGGCCGATTACAGCGCGATCTCCGATATGCCCGAAGCGGACTTCGCACGATGGATGACCACGGAACATGGGGTAGGGGTCATCCCCGTTTCGGCTTTCTACCAAGACGCTGCGGCAGATCGATCCAACCATCAGCTGATTCGATTCTGCTTTGCCAAACGAGACGACACTCTGGACACCGCTATTGCTCGGTTAGCAAAAATCTAG
- a CDS encoding cold-shock protein, producing MAQKGKVKWFNADKGFGFITPDEGGTDVFAHFSAIEGRGYRSLNEGQEVEFEVKDGPKGPQAAEIRPL from the coding sequence ATGGCTCAAAAGGGCAAAGTAAAGTGGTTCAACGCTGACAAGGGTTTTGGCTTTATTACTCCAGACGAAGGTGGTACCGACGTATTCGCACACTTCTCCGCCATTGAGGGCCGCGGGTATCGCAGCCTGAATGAAGGTCAGGAAGTAGAGTTTGAAGTGAAGGACGGACCCAAGGGGCCGCAGGCGGCCGAGATCCGACCGCTGTAA